Proteins from one Bacteroidales bacterium genomic window:
- the rplB gene encoding 50S ribosomal protein L2 — protein MAVKKIKPVTPGQRRKIINTFEEVTTSKPEKSLTKGKSKSGGRNNQGRMTMRYIGGGHKKTYRIVDFKRNKDGVPATVKTIEYDPNRTAFIALLFYADGEKRYIIAPNGLKVDDVIISGKEIAPEIGNTLFLSDIPLGTVVHNVELQPKKGAELARSAGSYAQLVSKEGKFVVVKLPSGEIRKILATCRATIGTVSNSDHALQKSGKAGRTRWQGRRPRVRGVAMNPVDHPMGGGEGKSSGGHPRSRNGLLAKGFKTRGKKPSDKYIVERRKSKKRKK, from the coding sequence ATGGCAGTAAAGAAAATAAAACCGGTTACACCCGGACAGAGAAGAAAAATCATCAATACCTTTGAAGAGGTTACAACTTCAAAACCTGAAAAATCCTTAACAAAAGGAAAAAGCAAATCAGGAGGAAGAAATAACCAAGGTAGAATGACTATGCGTTATATCGGCGGCGGACATAAAAAAACTTACCGAATAGTCGATTTTAAACGTAATAAAGACGGAGTTCCCGCTACTGTTAAAACAATTGAATATGATCCTAATCGTACAGCATTTATAGCATTATTATTTTATGCAGACGGTGAAAAAAGATATATCATTGCTCCGAACGGTCTTAAGGTAGATGATGTTATTATATCCGGTAAAGAAATAGCTCCCGAAATCGGAAACACTTTATTTTTATCTGATATCCCGTTGGGTACAGTAGTTCATAATGTTGAATTACAACCAAAAAAAGGAGCAGAATTAGCAAGAAGTGCAGGATCATATGCACAATTAGTTTCAAAAGAAGGAAAATTTGTTGTAGTAAAACTTCCTTCCGGCGAAATCAGAAAAATACTTGCAACTTGCAGAGCAACTATCGGAACAGTTTCAAATTCAGATCACGCTCTTCAAAAATCAGGTAAAGCAGGAAGAACAAGATGGCAAGGGAGAAGACCCAGAGTAAGAGGTGTTGCGATGAACCCTGTTGATCACCCGATGGGCGGCGGCGAAGGTAAATCATCAGGAGGACACCCGAGATCAAGAAACGGATTATTAGCCAAAGGTTTTAAAACCAGAGGTAAAAAACCGTCTGATAAGTATATTGTTGAAAGAAGAAAATCTAAAAAACGTAAGAAGTAG
- the rpmD gene encoding 50S ribosomal protein L30, whose amino-acid sequence MAKIRITKRRSSIGATERQKATLQALGLGKINSVAEHNENDQIKGMVRKVSHLISIEKIK is encoded by the coding sequence ATGGCAAAGATTAGAATTACAAAAAGAAGAAGTTCCATAGGTGCAACTGAAAGACAAAAAGCTACACTTCAAGCTCTCGGGCTCGGAAAAATTAACAGCGTTGCGGAACATAATGAAAATGACCAAATAAAAGGAATGGTCAGAAAAGTTAGTCATCTCATTTCAATTGAGAAAATAAAATAA
- the rplN gene encoding 50S ribosomal protein L14, which produces MVQQESRLNVADNSGAKEVLVIRVLGGTKKRYATIGDKVVVTVKSAIPASEIKKGTVTTGIVVRVKKEIRRKDGSYIRFDDNAVVLLNATGEMRGTRVFGPIPRELRKTNMKIISLAPEVL; this is translated from the coding sequence ATGGTACAACAAGAAAGTAGATTAAATGTGGCTGATAACAGCGGAGCAAAAGAAGTTTTAGTTATCAGAGTATTGGGAGGAACAAAAAAACGTTATGCAACAATCGGCGACAAAGTTGTAGTTACCGTTAAAAGTGCAATTCCTGCAAGTGAAATTAAAAAAGGAACTGTTACAACAGGCATAGTCGTAAGAGTTAAAAAAGAAATCAGAAGGAAAGACGGTTCTTATATACGTTTTGATGATAATGCTGTTGTCCTTTTAAATGCAACGGGAGAAATGAGAGGAACACGTGTTTTCGGACCGATTCCGAGAGAATTAAGAAAAACAAATATGAAAATTATTTCATTAGCTCCCGAAGTATTATAA
- the rpsH gene encoding 30S ribosomal protein S8 — translation MTDTVADYLTRIRNAVMAKHRVVEIPASKLKKGITEILFNQGYILSYKFEEDNKQGMIKIALKYHPKTKVPAFRKLERVSTPGLRKYTPAKEMPRVLNGLGIAVISTSKGVMTNKEAARQNVGGEVICYVY, via the coding sequence ATTACAGATACTGTAGCAGATTACTTAACTCGAATACGAAATGCCGTTATGGCAAAACACAGAGTGGTTGAAATACCTGCTTCTAAATTAAAGAAAGGAATAACCGAGATATTGTTTAATCAAGGTTACATTTTAAGTTATAAATTTGAAGAAGACAATAAACAAGGTATGATTAAAATTGCCTTGAAATACCATCCTAAAACTAAAGTGCCGGCATTCAGAAAACTTGAAAGAGTAAGTACACCGGGATTAAGAAAATATACACCCGCAAAAGAAATGCCGCGTGTATTAAACGGATTGGGAATTGCTGTTATTTCTACTTCAAAAGGTGTTATGACAAATAAAGAAGCAGCAAGACAAAATGTCGGAGGCGAAGTTATATGTTATGTTTATTAA
- the fusA gene encoding elongation factor G has translation MAIEELKYTRNIGIMAHIDAGKTTTTERILYYTGVNYKIGEVHDGLATMDWMEQEQERGITITSAATTTYWDLNDHKYKINIIDTPGHVDFTVEVERSLRVLDGAVAVFCAVGGVEPQSETVWRQADKYNVPDIAFVNKMDRPGADFFGVVEQIKEKLGGNAIPFQIPIGSEDDFTGVIDLIERKAFTWEEDDQYGTDYKTSDIPENLKDTVEEWREHLIESIIEFDDNMMELFFEDRSKISVEDFKAVARKAVLKKDVVPVFCGSAFKNKGIQMLLNAIIEYLPCPTDIPPVKGINPKNDTQVERKADREEPLSALVFKIAADKFIGKLAYVRIYSGSLKAKSNVYNPRTNKRVRLANIYQMHANKQIAKDEVFAGDICAVVGFKDIQTGDTLSAENKQVILENIKFPEPVIGIVIEPKVQKDIEKLNASLQILAEEDPTFKVKVDEDTGQRIISGMGELHLEIIIDRLDREFNVKCNQGKPQVSYKEALTKQVEHNEIFDKETGGKGKFAEIKVRISPLDDDENKFLFTNSVDETRIPKIFIPSIEKGFREAMNNGPLVGYPLDNIKVELIGGSYNNEDSDELAFEIVARQAYRNAAQKTEPILLEPIMDVEILTPGEYLGDIISDLNKRRAQINGTSERLNIQVINVQVPLAEMFGYVTILRTLSSGRASSTMEFSHYGQVDKKISDNIIARLTGKIFV, from the coding sequence ATGGCAATTGAAGAACTGAAATATACACGCAACATTGGTATCATGGCTCACATTGATGCCGGTAAAACTACAACAACCGAAAGGATATTGTATTATACCGGTGTGAATTATAAAATCGGTGAAGTTCACGACGGTCTTGCAACCATGGATTGGATGGAGCAAGAACAAGAACGCGGTATTACAATTACTTCTGCTGCCACAACTACTTATTGGGATTTAAACGACCATAAGTATAAAATTAACATCATTGACACTCCCGGACACGTTGACTTTACTGTTGAGGTTGAACGGTCTCTAAGAGTATTGGATGGTGCTGTTGCTGTTTTCTGTGCAGTAGGCGGTGTTGAACCGCAATCAGAAACAGTTTGGCGACAAGCCGACAAATATAATGTACCCGATATTGCATTCGTAAATAAAATGGACAGACCGGGTGCCGATTTTTTTGGTGTAGTTGAACAAATAAAAGAAAAACTCGGAGGAAATGCAATCCCTTTTCAAATCCCTATCGGCTCAGAAGATGATTTTACAGGTGTAATTGATTTAATTGAAAGAAAAGCATTTACTTGGGAAGAAGACGACCAATACGGAACTGATTATAAAACTAGCGATATTCCTGAAAATTTAAAAGACACAGTTGAAGAATGGCGAGAACATCTCATTGAAAGTATTATCGAGTTCGATGATAATATGATGGAATTGTTTTTTGAAGACAGAAGTAAGATTAGTGTTGAAGATTTTAAAGCAGTTGCAAGAAAGGCTGTGCTGAAAAAGGATGTAGTCCCGGTTTTTTGCGGTTCTGCATTCAAAAACAAAGGAATTCAAATGCTGCTGAATGCAATTATTGAATATCTGCCTTGCCCCACCGACATACCTCCCGTTAAAGGAATAAATCCTAAAAACGATACTCAAGTAGAAAGAAAAGCTGATAGAGAAGAACCTTTATCAGCATTAGTTTTTAAAATAGCCGCTGATAAATTTATAGGAAAATTAGCTTATGTAAGAATTTATTCCGGTTCATTAAAAGCTAAAAGCAATGTGTATAACCCGAGAACAAATAAAAGGGTAAGATTAGCTAATATCTACCAAATGCACGCAAATAAACAAATTGCAAAAGATGAAGTATTTGCAGGAGATATTTGTGCTGTTGTCGGATTTAAAGATATTCAAACAGGAGACACACTTTCGGCAGAAAATAAGCAAGTTATTCTGGAAAATATTAAATTCCCTGAACCCGTAATCGGTATCGTCATAGAACCCAAAGTTCAAAAAGATATTGAAAAGTTAAATGCGTCATTACAAATTTTGGCAGAAGAAGACCCTACTTTTAAAGTAAAAGTTGATGAAGACACAGGGCAAAGAATTATTTCCGGAATGGGAGAGCTGCATTTAGAAATTATTATCGACAGATTAGATCGAGAATTTAATGTTAAATGTAATCAAGGTAAACCACAAGTATCTTATAAAGAAGCTTTAACTAAACAGGTTGAGCACAATGAAATATTTGATAAAGAAACAGGCGGTAAAGGTAAATTTGCAGAAATAAAAGTAAGAATTTCACCTCTTGATGATGATGAAAATAAATTCTTATTTACTAACAGTGTTGATGAAACAAGAATACCGAAAATATTTATTCCGTCTATTGAAAAAGGTTTTAGAGAAGCAATGAACAACGGACCTCTCGTAGGTTACCCGTTAGATAATATCAAAGTTGAATTAATAGGCGGGTCATATAACAATGAAGATTCAGATGAACTGGCTTTTGAAATAGTAGCCAGACAAGCATACAGAAATGCAGCACAAAAAACCGAACCTATTTTATTAGAACCTATTATGGATGTTGAAATATTAACTCCGGGGGAATATTTGGGCGACATTATTTCAGATTTGAACAAAAGAAGAGCACAAATCAACGGAACATCTGAAAGATTGAATATTCAAGTGATAAATGTTCAAGTACCTTTAGCTGAAATGTTCGGTTACGTTACGATATTAAGAACTCTTAGTTCCGGAAGAGCATCTTCAACTATGGAATTTTCACATTACGGTCAAGTTGATAAAAAAATTTCAGATAATATAATTGCAAGATTAACAGGAAAAATATTTGTATAA
- the rplD gene encoding 50S ribosomal protein L4: MELNILNISGKDTGKKIELADEIFAVEPNDHVVYLDVKQNLANKRQGTHKAKERGEIKGSTKKIKRQKGTGTARAGTMKNPLYRGGGRVFGPRPRNYGFKLNKKVKQLARKSALSYKAKEKKIIILEDFDFQTPKTKQYIDLKNNLKINDKKSVLVLSNENKNIYLSARNLKHSKVLTTSQLTTYDVLNSETLVLTVSSVDKINQVFGVN, from the coding sequence ATGGAACTGAATATACTTAATATTTCCGGAAAGGATACAGGAAAAAAAATCGAATTAGCAGATGAAATTTTTGCTGTCGAACCGAATGACCATGTAGTTTACCTTGATGTAAAACAAAACCTTGCTAACAAAAGACAAGGAACACATAAAGCAAAAGAAAGAGGTGAAATTAAAGGTAGCACTAAAAAGATTAAAAGACAAAAAGGAACCGGTACTGCAAGAGCAGGTACAATGAAAAATCCTTTATACAGAGGAGGAGGACGAGTCTTCGGACCGAGACCGAGAAACTACGGCTTTAAATTAAATAAAAAAGTAAAGCAGTTAGCTCGAAAATCCGCTTTGTCTTATAAAGCTAAAGAGAAAAAAATTATTATTCTTGAGGACTTTGATTTTCAGACACCTAAGACTAAACAGTACATTGATTTAAAAAATAATTTAAAAATTAATGATAAAAAGTCTGTTTTAGTTTTATCTAATGAAAATAAAAACATATATTTGTCCGCTCGTAATTTGAAGCATTCTAAAGTGTTAACAACATCACAACTAACAACTTATGATGTGTTAAACAGTGAAACTTTAGTCTTAACAGTAAGCTCAGTTGATAAGATAAACCAAGTTTTTGGTGTTAATTAA
- the rplX gene encoding 50S ribosomal protein L24 has product MQKKLHIKKGDIVIVNSGNDKGKKGRVLKINRDKFRAIVEGANIISKHTKPNAKYPEGGIIKEEAAIHMSNLNVVCPETGKATRIGRKLKDNNKLVRYSKKSKNQQEIK; this is encoded by the coding sequence ATGCAAAAGAAGTTACATATAAAGAAAGGAGATATTGTTATTGTTAATTCAGGCAATGACAAAGGAAAAAAAGGTCGTGTTTTAAAAATTAACAGAGACAAATTCAGAGCAATTGTGGAAGGTGCTAATATTATTTCAAAACACACAAAACCAAATGCAAAATATCCCGAAGGCGGAATCATTAAAGAAGAAGCAGCAATACACATGTCAAATCTAAATGTTGTTTGCCCCGAAACAGGTAAAGCAACAAGAATCGGCAGAAAATTAAAAGATAACAACAAATTAGTTCGTTATTCAAAAAAGTCTAAGAACCAACAAGAGATTAAATAA
- the rplW gene encoding 50S ribosomal protein L23: MNILIEPIITEKMTGKSQKLNQYGFIVDKKANKVEIKKAVEKLYSVTVDSVNTMIYGGKRISRHTKSGLIKGKTKSYKKAIVALAKGDTIDFYSNI; this comes from the coding sequence ATGAATATCCTTATTGAACCAATAATAACCGAAAAAATGACCGGTAAAAGTCAAAAACTTAACCAGTACGGATTTATTGTTGATAAGAAAGCAAATAAAGTTGAGATTAAAAAAGCAGTTGAAAAACTTTATAGTGTTACTGTAGATAGTGTAAATACTATGATTTACGGCGGAAAAAGAATATCACGTCATACAAAATCCGGATTAATTAAAGGAAAAACTAAATCATATAAAAAAGCTATCGTAGCGTTAGCAAAAGGCGATACAATTGATTTTTACAGCAATATATAA
- the rpsQ gene encoding 30S ribosomal protein S17, which produces MEQRNLRKERTGVVTGDKMQKSITVAVRRRFKHPIYGKYITKITKYIAHDEEDTCKMGDTVKIAETRPISKRKKWRLVEIIERAK; this is translated from the coding sequence ATGGAACAAAGAAATCTAAGAAAAGAAAGAACAGGAGTTGTTACAGGAGATAAAATGCAAAAGTCAATTACAGTTGCTGTTCGAAGAAGATTTAAACACCCGATATACGGTAAATACATTACCAAGATTACTAAGTACATTGCTCACGACGAGGAAGATACATGTAAAATGGGTGATACTGTAAAAATTGCTGAAACAAGACCTATCAGCAAAAGAAAAAAATGGAGATTAGTTGAAATTATTGAAAGAGCTAAATAA
- the rpsS gene encoding 30S ribosomal protein S19 encodes MSRSLKKGPYIDIRLEKKVVEMGESGKKKVIKTWARNSMISPDFVGHTIAVHNGKKFIPVYVTENMVGHRLGEFSPTRTYRGHKKKK; translated from the coding sequence ATGAGCAGATCTCTCAAAAAAGGACCCTATATTGATATAAGACTTGAAAAAAAAGTTGTTGAAATGGGGGAGTCAGGAAAAAAGAAAGTTATTAAAACTTGGGCAAGAAATTCAATGATTTCACCTGACTTTGTAGGACATACAATAGCCGTACATAACGGGAAAAAATTTATTCCGGTTTATGTAACAGAAAATATGGTCGGACACAGATTAGGCGAATTTTCTCCGACAAGAACTTATAGAGGACACAAAAAGAAAAAATAA
- the rpsJ gene encoding 30S ribosomal protein S10 translates to MAQKIRIKLKSYDHNLVDNSAEKIVKTVKATGAVVSGPIPLPTQKRIFTVLRSTFVNKKSREQFQLSAFKRLIDIYSSTPKTVDALMKLELPSGVDVEIKV, encoded by the coding sequence ATGGCACAAAAAATTAGAATAAAACTAAAATCTTACGATCATAATTTGGTAGACAACTCTGCCGAAAAGATTGTAAAAACTGTAAAAGCAACAGGTGCAGTAGTAAGCGGGCCAATACCCTTGCCTACACAAAAAAGAATTTTTACTGTATTAAGGTCAACTTTTGTAAACAAGAAATCAAGAGAACAATTTCAACTTTCTGCTTTCAAAAGATTAATTGACATATACAGTTCAACTCCTAAAACAGTTGATGCACTAATGAAGTTAGAGCTACCTAGCGGGGTAGATGTAGAAATAAAAGTTTGA
- the rplC gene encoding 50S ribosomal protein L3, whose protein sequence is MAGLIGKKIGMTSVFSAEGNNIPCTVLEVGPCVVTQIKTIENDGYEAVQIAYDDKKEKNTNKPQMGHFKNAKTSPKRKLVEFSLDGKEYKVGETLTVDFFNDDTWVDVTGISKGKGFQGVVKRYNFKGVGDATHGQHNRLRAPGSLGASSYPSRVFKGMRMAGRMGGARVKVLNLRVMKIIPQNNLIVVKGSVPGSKGTYVIIEK, encoded by the coding sequence ATGGCCGGATTAATTGGAAAAAAAATCGGAATGACATCCGTTTTCAGTGCCGAGGGAAATAATATTCCATGCACTGTTTTAGAAGTCGGACCTTGCGTTGTAACACAAATCAAAACGATCGAAAACGATGGTTACGAAGCTGTTCAAATTGCATACGATGACAAAAAGGAGAAAAACACAAACAAACCTCAAATGGGGCATTTCAAAAATGCTAAAACTTCTCCTAAAAGAAAGCTTGTTGAATTTTCTTTAGACGGAAAAGAATATAAAGTAGGAGAAACCTTAACCGTTGATTTCTTTAATGATGATACTTGGGTAGATGTTACCGGAATATCTAAAGGGAAAGGTTTTCAAGGGGTAGTTAAAAGATATAACTTTAAAGGAGTCGGTGATGCAACTCACGGACAACATAACAGATTAAGAGCTCCGGGTTCTCTGGGAGCATCATCTTATCCGTCAAGAGTTTTTAAAGGTATGAGAATGGCAGGAAGAATGGGCGGAGCAAGAGTTAAAGTCCTAAACCTAAGAGTTATGAAGATTATTCCTCAAAATAATCTTATTGTTGTAAAAGGATCCGTACCGGGGTCTAAAGGTACTTACGTAATAATTGAAAAGTAA
- the rplV gene encoding 50S ribosomal protein L22, translating to MGVRKKERAERIKEAKKNQYFAILKKCPTSPRKMRMVADLIRGKEVLKALDILKYNPKEASGRLEKLLKSAIANWENKNEGAKPEDSFLYVKEIRVDSAGMLKRYRPAPQGRAHRIRKRSNHVTLFIDSKEK from the coding sequence ATGGGCGTACGTAAAAAAGAAAGAGCCGAAAGGATTAAAGAAGCAAAAAAAAACCAATATTTTGCTATACTGAAAAAATGTCCCACATCTCCCAGAAAGATGAGGATGGTTGCTGATCTTATCAGAGGCAAAGAAGTTTTAAAAGCTCTGGATATTTTGAAATATAACCCTAAAGAAGCTTCCGGCAGATTAGAAAAATTATTAAAATCTGCTATTGCAAATTGGGAAAATAAAAATGAAGGTGCAAAACCGGAAGACAGTTTTCTTTATGTAAAAGAAATACGTGTTGATTCCGCAGGAATGTTAAAAAGATACAGACCGGCTCCGCAAGGAAGAGCTCACAGAATCAGAAAACGGTCAAATCACGTTACCTTATTTATTGACAGTAAAGAAAAATAA
- the rpsE gene encoding 30S ribosomal protein S5 — protein sequence MSKGNEKQIRNTDLELKDRLVAIKRVTKVTKGGRTFSFAAIVVVGDENGIVGHGLGKAGDVATAIQKGIEDAKKNLHKVPVLNNTIPHKQTARYGGADVLMIPASHGTGVKAGGAMRAVLESAGVKDVLAKSKGSSNPHNLVKATMKALLTMRDAYTVSQHRGVPIDKVFNG from the coding sequence ATGTCAAAAGGTAACGAAAAACAAATTAGAAATACTGATTTAGAACTTAAAGACAGGTTAGTTGCAATTAAAAGAGTAACTAAAGTAACTAAAGGCGGAAGAACTTTCAGTTTTGCAGCAATAGTTGTTGTCGGAGATGAAAACGGTATTGTAGGACACGGATTAGGAAAAGCAGGAGATGTTGCTACTGCTATTCAAAAAGGTATTGAAGACGCAAAAAAGAACCTTCATAAAGTACCGGTACTGAATAATACAATACCGCACAAACAAACAGCAAGATACGGCGGTGCTGACGTATTAATGATTCCTGCTTCTCACGGAACAGGTGTTAAAGCCGGCGGTGCAATGCGTGCAGTACTTGAAAGTGCAGGGGTTAAAGATGTATTAGCTAAATCAAAAGGATCATCAAACCCTCATAATCTTGTAAAGGCTACAATGAAAGCTTTGTTGACTATGAGAGATGCTTATACGGTTTCACAGCACAGAGGAGTTCCTATTGATAAAGTGTTTAACGGATAG
- the rplR gene encoding 50S ribosomal protein L18, whose amino-acid sequence MALSKRERRIRIRKRIRKKINGTVNSPRLSVFRSNKHIYVQLIDDIDAKTIVSASSGDKDIANQKVKNKTEIASLVGKKIAEKAKDKKIATVLFDRGGYLYHGRVKALAEAARKGGLKF is encoded by the coding sequence ATGGCTTTATCAAAAAGAGAAAGAAGAATACGTATAAGAAAGCGTATCAGAAAAAAAATAAACGGAACAGTTAATTCTCCCAGATTATCTGTTTTCAGAAGCAATAAACATATTTATGTGCAATTAATTGATGATATAGATGCTAAAACAATTGTATCTGCATCTTCAGGCGATAAAGATATTGCTAATCAAAAAGTTAAAAATAAAACTGAAATTGCAAGTTTGGTCGGAAAAAAAATTGCTGAGAAAGCAAAAGATAAAAAAATTGCAACTGTTTTGTTTGACAGAGGCGGATATTTATACCACGGCAGAGTTAAAGCATTAGCCGAAGCTGCAAGAAAAGGAGGACTTAAATTTTAA
- the rpsN gene encoding 30S ribosomal protein S14 — protein MAKESMKARERKRQKLVDKYAAKRAKLKAEGDWEGLQKLPKNSSKVRLHNRCSLTGRPKGYMRQFGISRITFREMASQGLIPGVKKASW, from the coding sequence ATGGCTAAAGAATCAATGAAAGCTCGAGAGAGAAAAAGACAAAAGCTTGTTGACAAATATGCTGCTAAAAGAGCAAAACTTAAAGCAGAAGGAGACTGGGAAGGATTACAAAAATTACCTAAAAACTCTTCGAAAGTCAGGCTACATAACAGATGTAGTTTAACAGGAAGACCAAAAGGATATATGCGTCAATTCGGAATCAGCAGAATTACATTCAGAGAAATGGCATCACAAGGACTAATTCCCGGAGTAAAAAAAGCAAGTTGGTAA
- the rplE gene encoding 50S ribosomal protein L5: MPTLKKKFREEITPALMKEFNYTSVMQVPRLDKIVLNQGIGQGVADKKIVNSAQEEMTIISGQKAVQRNSRLNISNFKLREGMPIGVKVTLRKDNMYEFLEKLLVVAIPRMKDFRGVPGKLDGRGNYTLGIEEQIIFPEIELDKIDKIMGMNITFVTSAKTDEEGYALLKQFGFPFKK; encoded by the coding sequence ATTCCGACATTAAAGAAAAAATTCAGAGAAGAAATAACCCCTGCTCTGATGAAGGAATTTAATTACACAAGTGTAATGCAAGTTCCCAGATTGGATAAAATCGTTTTAAACCAAGGAATAGGACAAGGCGTAGCAGATAAAAAAATTGTAAATTCTGCACAAGAAGAAATGACAATTATTTCAGGTCAAAAAGCGGTACAAAGAAATTCAAGATTAAATATATCTAACTTTAAGTTAAGAGAAGGAATGCCTATCGGTGTTAAAGTAACTTTAAGAAAAGATAATATGTATGAATTCTTGGAAAAGCTCCTTGTAGTAGCGATACCCCGGATGAAAGATTTTCGCGGAGTTCCCGGAAAACTTGACGGAAGAGGTAACTATACATTAGGTATTGAAGAACAAATTATTTTTCCTGAAATTGAATTAGATAAAATCGATAAAATAATGGGAATGAATATAACTTTTGTAACATCTGCAAAAACTGATGAAGAAGGTTATGCTTTATTAAAACAATTCGGATTTCCTTTTAAAAAATAA
- the rplP gene encoding 50S ribosomal protein L16 has translation MLQPKKTKFRKQQKGRMKGNSGRGTTIAFGSFAIKSLETAWVTGRQLEAARQAVTRYMKREGNIWIRVFPDKPVTKKPAEVRMGKGKGEPELFVARVLPGRILFEAEGVPLAVAKEAMRLAAQKLPVKTKFIVRRDYVETI, from the coding sequence ATGTTACAACCCAAGAAGACAAAATTCAGAAAGCAACAAAAAGGCAGAATGAAGGGTAATTCCGGAAGAGGAACTACAATTGCTTTTGGTTCGTTTGCTATTAAGTCACTTGAAACTGCATGGGTAACAGGCAGACAATTAGAAGCTGCCAGACAGGCTGTTACAAGATATATGAAAAGAGAAGGTAATATTTGGATTCGTGTATTTCCTGATAAACCGGTTACTAAAAAACCCGCAGAGGTTAGAATGGGTAAAGGTAAAGGAGAACCGGAATTGTTTGTAGCAAGGGTACTACCGGGAAGAATTTTGTTTGAAGCAGAAGGCGTACCGTTAGCAGTTGCTAAAGAAGCAATGAGATTAGCCGCTCAAAAATTACCGGTTAAGACAAAATTTATTGTCAGAAGAGATTACGTTGAAACTATTTAA
- the rplF gene encoding 50S ribosomal protein L6 — MSRIGKLPINIPDGVKIDVSDDNVVTVKGKLGELTQKIHKDIKFEFEGNVINVTRPSDSKTHKAFHGLSRVLVFNMLEGVSKGFEKKLEVIGVGYRASVSGKLLELQVGYSHPIILQLPEEVSAEVQQEKRANAFITVKSFDKQLLGEVAAKIRSFRKPEPYKGKGIRYVGEYVRKKVGKAATD; from the coding sequence ATGTCACGAATAGGGAAATTACCGATAAATATACCTGACGGAGTTAAAATTGATGTCTCGGATGATAATGTCGTTACAGTTAAAGGTAAACTTGGCGAATTAACACAAAAAATTCACAAAGATATCAAATTTGAGTTCGAAGGAAATGTAATTAATGTTACAAGACCCTCAGATTCAAAAACTCATAAAGCTTTTCATGGTTTGTCAAGAGTGCTTGTTTTCAATATGTTGGAAGGAGTATCAAAAGGTTTTGAAAAAAAATTGGAAGTCATAGGTGTCGGATACAGAGCCTCAGTTTCCGGCAAGTTGCTAGAATTGCAGGTAGGATACTCACATCCGATTATACTTCAATTACCTGAAGAAGTAAGTGCCGAAGTTCAACAAGAAAAAAGAGCAAATGCTTTTATAACTGTAAAAAGTTTTGATAAACAATTGTTAGGAGAAGTTGCAGCAAAAATACGTTCTTTCAGAAAACCCGAACCATATAAAGGAAAAGGAATAAGATATGTCGGAGAATATGTAAGAAAAAAAGTAGGAAAAGCAGCAACAGATTAA
- the rpmC gene encoding 50S ribosomal protein L29 gives MKNSEIRELTTKEIFERLDNEQKNLTSLRMNHKISDLENPKQITESKRFIARLKTEVRQRELNETKS, from the coding sequence ATGAAAAATTCTGAAATAAGAGAGTTAACAACAAAAGAGATTTTTGAAAGATTAGATAATGAACAAAAAAACTTAACAAGTTTAAGAATGAATCATAAAATATCTGATCTCGAAAATCCGAAACAAATAACTGAATCAAAAAGATTTATTGCACGTTTAAAAACTGAAGTACGTCAAAGAGAATTAAACGAAACTAAATCTTAA